The Streptomyces sp. NBC_00306 sequence CATGGTCTCCTGCAGCTCGCGGCGGATGTCCGCCACCCGCTCGTTGCCGGTGGAGTTGCGCAGCCGCTCGACCTGGGCCTCGACGAGCGAGGCGGGGTTCTCCGGGAGCTCGACGAAGTCGTGCTTGGCGGAGTACTCCGCGGCGGCGATGCCCGAGCGCTTGCCGAAGACGTTGATGTCGAGCAGCGAGTTGGTGCCGAGGCGGTTGGCGCCGTGCACGGAGACGCAGGCCACCTCGCCGGCGGCGTACAGACCCGGCACGACCGTGGTGTTGTCCGCGAGGACCTCACCCTGGACGTTGGTCGGGATGCCGCCCATGGCGTAGTGCGCGGTCGGCTGGATCGGGATCGGGTCCGTGTAGGGCTCGATACCGAGGTAGGTCCGCGCGAACTCGGTGATGTCCGGGAGCTTGGCGTCCAGCTGCTCCGGCGGCAGGTGGGTCAGGTCCAGGTAGACGTGGTCGCCCTCGGGACCGCACCCGCGCCCTTCCCGGATCTCGGTGTAGATCGAGCGCGAGACGACGTCACGCGAGGCGAGGTCCTTCATGACGGGCGCGTACTTCTCCATGAAGCGCTCGCCGTCCTTGTTGCGGAGGATGCCGCCCTCACCACGGGCGCCCTCCGTCAGCAGGATGCCCATGCGCCAGATGCCCGTCGGGTGGAACTGGAAGAACTCCATGTCCTCCAGCGGCAGACCGCGCCGGTAGCAGGCCGCCTGGCCGTCACCGGTGAGGGTGTGCGCGTTGGAGGTCACCTTGAAGAACTTGCCGGTGCCGCCGGAGGCGTAGATCACGGCCTTCGCCTGGAAGATGTGGATCTCGCCGGTGGCCAGTTCGTAGGCGACCACACCGGCCGACTTCTTGAGACCGGTCTCAGGGTCCTCGGTGATCAGCTGGTCCAGGACGTAGAACTCGTTGAAGAACTCCACGCCCTCCTTGACGCAGTTCTGGTACAGCGTCTGGAGGATCATGTGACCGGTGCGGTCCGCGGCGTAGCAGGACCGGCGGACCGGGGCCTCGCCGTGGTTGCGCGAGTGGCCGCCGAAGCGCCGCTGGTCGATGGTGCCGTTCGGGGTCCGGTTGAACGGCAGACCCATCTTCTCCAGGTCGAGGACCGCGTCGATGGCCTCCTTCGCCAGGATCTCGGCGGCGTCCTGGTCGACCAGGTAGTCACCGCCCTTGACCGTGTCGAAGGTGTGCCACTCCCAGTTGTCCTCTTCCACGTTGGCGAGCGCGGCGGCCATGCCGCCCTGCGCGGCGCCCGTGTGGGAGCGGGTCGGGTAGAGCTTGGTCAGCACGGCGGTGCGGCTGCGCTTGGTCGACTCGATGGCCGCGCGCATTCCGGCGCCGCCGGCGCCGACGATGACGGTGTCGTACTTGTGGATCTTCATTGGTCTCGTCAGCCCCGGCTTTAGCGGATGTTCGGGTCGAAGGTGAAGATCACCAGCGTGCCCAGAAGGATGGTGAACACCGTGGCGGTGTACAGCAGGCCCTTGAGCCACAGACGCGTGTTCGGGCGTTCGGCGTAGTCATTGATGACAGTACGCAGACCGTTTGCGCCGTGCAGCATGGCGAGCCACAGCATCAGCAGATCCCAGACCTGCCAGAACGGGGACGCCCAGCGGCCGGCCACGAAGGCGAAGCCGATCTTGGAGACGCCGCCGTCCAGCACCAGCTGGATCAGGAGGTGGCCGATGACCAGGACGACCAGCACGACGCCGGACAGACGCATGAAGAGCCAGGCGGCCATCTCGAAGTTGCCGCGGGTGGAGCTGGGGGTGCGGCCCGTGCGCCGGCGCGGCGCCTCGATGTACGGCGCCGGGTTGTCGGCGCTGTAGAGGCTCTCGCCCTCGACGGGGCCGATCGTGGAAGAGGTGTCAGCGGACATGTCTGGCGTCAGCTCCCGAAGACTTCACGAACGGCGTGGCCGAGCACCGGGTACAGGGCACCCACCATCAGCACGAACCAGATGGCCATCACGCTCCAGAGCATCTGCTTCTGGTAGCGCGGGCCCTTGGACCAGAAGTCCACGGCGATGACACGCAGCCCGTTCAGCGCATGGAAGAGAATCGCGGCCACGAGGCCGTATTCGAGCAGCGCGACGATAGGCGTCTTGTACGTGGCAACCACGTCGTCGTACGCCTCGGGCGAGACGCGGACGAGAGCGGTGTCCAGCACGTGTACGAACAGGAAGAAGAAGATGAGGACGCCGGTGACTCGATGAGCCACCCATGACCACATTCCTTCCCGGCCGCGGTACAGCGTTCCAGCCGGCACGGAAGAACCCTCCGGGAGCGGGGATTGGGGCCTGCCGGCTTGGGGTTGTCGGTCTGGCCCGGCCGGGTACGGTCCACCGGCCCCGGCCATCGTAGCGACGACTTGTCGGTTCGTTCGCCCGGGGTCGGCCGGTGTGATCAAACAGGCAATCAAACAGCCTCGTACGGGCTACCGGGAAGCCCCTGCGACGTCTGATTCAGGATGGTTGGCCACTACATGTGTCAGTCGGGAGCGCGCGAGGCCTCGCAGCTCCTCCGCGGCGACGGCCCGCTCCTCGTCCGGTTCGTGCGTCAGACGGGTGCGGATCCCGGCCAGCAGGTGGTCCAGGTACTCGTCGGGACCGTAGGCGTCGAGACAGATCACGAAGGCGTGGCCGAAACGGCTCTCGTACGCGGCGTGGCCCGCGGCCAGCGCGGTGTGCGCGGCCTGGGGCGCCCCCGGGTGCAGCCCGGCGGAGCACTCGTCGGCGAGAGCTTCGGTGACGTCGGAGGGCCGCAGGTCGTAGCCGGCCTCGTCGGCCGCGGCGAGCAGGGACGCCAGGTCGGGGTAGGGGCGGTGGGCGGCCATCCGCTGGGCCCAGCGCCGACTGGCGCAGCAGGCGAGCAGGGTGGCGACGGCGGCGCTCTCGGGCGCGGTGTTGAAGTGCTCCAGGCCGGGTGTGCCGCTCCGTTGGCCGGGCAGCGGGGACCGTATGGCAGAAGGGGCGAGCGCGCCAAGAGTGTGGTGGAGTGTCGGCGGTCGCTTCGGGAGGCCGGCGTGGGATTCGCTGGACAGCGTGGGCTCCTCGAACAGAACAGCGGGACCGCTGGGAAGGGAGGGGTGGATGAGTCGTAACGCTATCGACGCGTGCGAGGAGCTGTCCGACGGATGCGCGATTTTCACCCGGACGGGAGAGTTTCAGCTCATGTGATGGACGATGCAGGGGGTGCTTCGCCGTGGTTACGCTGCATATGGGAGGTATCCGAGTGATAGTGCACCCTGGGCGCGCCCGGACCGCCGGCGTCATGGTCGCCGTGGCCGCGGCCCTGTCGATGACCGTGACCGGCTGTTCCAGTGACGATTCCGCCGATACGGGCGGTGACGGTGGTCCCCGGGCGAAACCCGCCGCGCCCACTCCCTCGCCGACCCGGTCGTACCCCCTCTCCACGGCGCCCGCGACCATCCCCTCCGTACGGCAGCACGACGCCGCCCGTGGTCCGGGCTGGAAGCCCGGACCCGCCGCCGGGATCGTCGTCGCGAAGGGCAGCGAGGCACTGGCCGACGAGGCCAGGCTGCTGGCCGGCGAGCTGAAGATCGCCTACCGGGGAGCCGTCGCCGCAGGTCCGGGTGATGTCGAACTGGTACTGGCCCCCTCGCAGACGGGCGGAGCGGAGTCGTACACCGTCCGGACCGGCGGCGGAAAGGTGCGCATATCCGGGCCGGACCAGTCCGGCGTCTTCTACGGCACCCGCACCCTCAAGCAGGCGGTGCGCTCCGGCGGGGTGATGCCGGAAGGGCTCGTCCAGGACCGCCCCGACCGGCCGCAGCGCGGACTGATGGTGGACATCGCCCGCAAGAGCTTCACCGCGGACTGGATCGAGGACCGGCTGCGGGAGATGGCCGACCTCAAGCTCAACCAGCTGGGCCTGCACTTCTCGGACGACCAGGGATTCCGTATCGAGTCGGACACCCACCCCGAGATCGTCTCGCAGGAGCACCTCACGAAGGACCAGGTCAGGAAGATCCTCGCGCTGGCGTCCTCGCTGCACATCCAGGTCGTGCCCGAGATCGACTCACCGGGGCATCTGGGCGCGGTGCTGGCGGCGTATCCCCAGCTCCAGCTGAGGGACGTGGGCGGCCGGACGGTGCGCGGAGCGATCGACATCGGGAACCCGGAGTCGGCGCGGCTCGTGGACGAGCTGCTGCGCGAGTACGCCGATCTCTTCGGCGGCAGGTTCTGGCATCTGGGCGGTGACGAGTACCAGGCCCTCGTGCGCGAGAACCCGGAGGCGTCCTTCCCGCAGCTCGCGGCACTCGCCCGGGAGCAGTACGGCCCCGAGGGCCGGGTCCAGGACCTGGCGACGGACTGGGTGAACGACCGCGCGGCGGTCGTGCGGCCGCTCGGCCTCCGGCCCAAGGCCTGGAACGACGGCTTCTTCCGGGGCGGGT is a genomic window containing:
- the sdhA gene encoding succinate dehydrogenase flavoprotein subunit, which encodes MKIHKYDTVIVGAGGAGMRAAIESTKRSRTAVLTKLYPTRSHTGAAQGGMAAALANVEEDNWEWHTFDTVKGGDYLVDQDAAEILAKEAIDAVLDLEKMGLPFNRTPNGTIDQRRFGGHSRNHGEAPVRRSCYAADRTGHMILQTLYQNCVKEGVEFFNEFYVLDQLITEDPETGLKKSAGVVAYELATGEIHIFQAKAVIYASGGTGKFFKVTSNAHTLTGDGQAACYRRGLPLEDMEFFQFHPTGIWRMGILLTEGARGEGGILRNKDGERFMEKYAPVMKDLASRDVVSRSIYTEIREGRGCGPEGDHVYLDLTHLPPEQLDAKLPDITEFARTYLGIEPYTDPIPIQPTAHYAMGGIPTNVQGEVLADNTTVVPGLYAAGEVACVSVHGANRLGTNSLLDINVFGKRSGIAAAEYSAKHDFVELPENPASLVEAQVERLRNSTGNERVADIRRELQETMDANVMVFRTEQTIKTAVEKIGELQARYRNVSIQDKGRRFNTDLLEAVELGNLLDLAEVMAVSALARKESRGGHYREDYPNRDDVNFMRHTMAYREVGDDGSETVRLDYKPVVQTRYQPMERKY
- a CDS encoding succinate dehydrogenase hydrophobic membrane anchor subunit, with protein sequence MSADTSSTIGPVEGESLYSADNPAPYIEAPRRRTGRTPSSTRGNFEMAAWLFMRLSGVVLVVLVIGHLLIQLVLDGGVSKIGFAFVAGRWASPFWQVWDLLMLWLAMLHGANGLRTVINDYAERPNTRLWLKGLLYTATVFTILLGTLVIFTFDPNIR
- the sdhC gene encoding succinate dehydrogenase, cytochrome b556 subunit gives rise to the protein MPAGTLYRGREGMWSWVAHRVTGVLIFFFLFVHVLDTALVRVSPEAYDDVVATYKTPIVALLEYGLVAAILFHALNGLRVIAVDFWSKGPRYQKQMLWSVMAIWFVLMVGALYPVLGHAVREVFGS
- a CDS encoding 2-oxo-4-hydroxy-4-carboxy-5-ureidoimidazoline decarboxylase codes for the protein MSSESHAGLPKRPPTLHHTLGALAPSAIRSPLPGQRSGTPGLEHFNTAPESAAVATLLACCASRRWAQRMAAHRPYPDLASLLAAADEAGYDLRPSDVTEALADECSAGLHPGAPQAAHTALAAGHAAYESRFGHAFVICLDAYGPDEYLDHLLAGIRTRLTHEPDEERAVAAEELRGLARSRLTHVVANHPESDVAGASR
- a CDS encoding beta-N-acetylhexosaminidase, with the protein product MGGIRVIVHPGRARTAGVMVAVAAALSMTVTGCSSDDSADTGGDGGPRAKPAAPTPSPTRSYPLSTAPATIPSVRQHDAARGPGWKPGPAAGIVVAKGSEALADEARLLAGELKIAYRGAVAAGPGDVELVLAPSQTGGAESYTVRTGGGKVRISGPDQSGVFYGTRTLKQAVRSGGVMPEGLVQDRPDRPQRGLMVDIARKSFTADWIEDRLREMADLKLNQLGLHFSDDQGFRIESDTHPEIVSQEHLTKDQVRKILALASSLHIQVVPEIDSPGHLGAVLAAYPQLQLRDVGGRTVRGAIDIGNPESARLVDELLREYADLFGGRFWHLGGDEYQALVRENPEASFPQLAALAREQYGPEGRVQDLATDWVNDRAAVVRPLGLRPKAWNDGFFRGGSVSVDKDVEVAYWTGKEIGARPPEEYLAEGRKLLNLNDEYMYYVLGEPNDFTYPTGKRIYEQWTPFVLRGTEPVPEKYSKQIVGGQFAVWCDLAQAQTQAQVASGIRMPLRATAQKLWVPGAPTASWADFQNLANRLG